The sequence below is a genomic window from Oncorhynchus gorbuscha isolate QuinsamMale2020 ecotype Even-year unplaced genomic scaffold, OgorEven_v1.0 Un_scaffold_3104, whole genome shotgun sequence.
tgatgTGATTGTTGAAAGGAGAAGGTTGATGTGATTGTTGAAGGAGAAGATTAATGTGATTGTTGAAGCTGAAGGTTGATGTGATTGTTGAAGGAGAAGGTTGATGTGATTGTTGAAGGAGAAGGTTGATGTGattgttgaaggagaggttgatgTGATTGTTGAAGGAGAAGGTTGATGTGTTTTGTTGAAGGAGAAGGCTGATGTGTTTTGTTGAAGGAGAAGGTTGATGTGTTTTGTTGAAGGAGAAGGTTGATGTGattgttgaaggagaggttgatgTGATTGTTGAAGGAGAAGGTTGATGTGATTGTTGAAGGAGAAGGTTGATGTGattgttgaaggagaggttgatgTGATTGTTGAAGGAGAAGGTTGATGTGTTTTGTTGAAGGAGAAGGCTGATGTGTTTTGTTGAAGGAGAAGGTTGATGTGTTTTGTTGAAGGAGAAGGTTGATGTGattgttgaaggagaggttgatgTGATTGTTGAAGGAGAAGGTTGATGTGTTTTGTTGAAGGAGAAGGCTGATGTGTTTTGTTGAAGGAGAAGGTTGATGTGTTTTGTTGAAGGAGAAGGTTGATGTGATTGTTGAAGGAGAAGGTTGATGTGATTGTTGAAGGAGAAGGTTGATGTGattgttgaaggagaggttgatgTGATTGTTGAAGGAGAAGGTTGATGTGTTTTGTTGAAGGAGAAGGCTGATGTGTTTTGTTGAAGGAGAAGGTTGATGTGTTTTGTTGAAGGAGAAGGTTGATGTGATTGTTGAAGGAGAAGGTTGATGTGTTTTGTTGAAGGAGAAGGTTGATGTGATTGTTGAAGGAGAAGGTTGATATGATTAGATTTTTAGATATAGAGAACaaactaaatgtgtgtgtgtgtgtgtgtgtgtgtgtgtgtgtgtgtgtgtgtgtgtgtgtgtgtgtgtgtgtgtgtgtgtgtgtgtgtgtgtgtgtgtgtgtgtgtgtgtgtgtgtgtgtgtgtgtgtgtgtgtgtgtgtgtgtgtgtgtgtgtgtgtgtgtgtgtgtgtgtgtgtgtgtgtgttcagagcaAAGGGATGCGGGTGAAGTTGAGTCACCTGGCTGACAAACAGGAGTGGACACATCACAAACACaggtaacctgtctgtctgtctgtctgtctgtctgtctgtctgtctgtctgtctgtctgtctgtctgtctgtctgtctgtctgtctgtctgtctgtctgtctgtctgtctgtctgtctgtctgtctgtctgtctgtctgtctgtctgtctgtctgtctgtctgtctgtctgtctgtctgtctgtctgtctgtctgtctgtctgtctgtctgtctgtctgtctgtctgtctgtctaccattcTACACCAGTGAGCTACTGCAGTCTTGAGTTACGTCAGGAACTGTGGGTTGTTTAGCTGACATCAGAGCTTCTCCCTAATCTCTTTCTCTATAACCTCATGCCTGTTCTAAAGGGTCCATGAGGACAGGACTCTTCAGGATCTGGAGTCTCTACTCAACAGCAAGAGTAAGATCtagtccatctcttctctctctctctcttctttgtccccctctctcttctatcgctcttctcttttcctctcttccctttctctcccgctctcatcTCTTTGTCACTTTttcttctatctccctctctcttctctctccttcttttcagtccctctctctcttcactctccctccctatctcttattcgctttctccctcttctctctccccctctctctgcctcttctctctttctctccctccttctcttctctctctctaattacaCTGATACGTTTCCGTGGCAATGTATAGTTTGACTTGttgaaatgcccccccccccgcccTTCTACCAGTTGGCCAGAAAGCTTTCCTCTGGTTCCTGCAGTCTGAGTTCAGTGAGGAGAACCTGCAGTTCTGGTTGGCCTGTGAGGAGTACAGGGTTACCCCTCCATGGCAGCAGGAGGCCAAGGCCCAGTCTATGTACTGCCAGTACATCAACCCTGGTTCACCACAGGAGGTAGGTGGAGTGTTGTGTAGATGCTGTCTAAATGttgtatatacattttacagacgtTGTATAGATGTTGTGTGAATGTTGTAGAAGTAAGTAGGCCTTGTCTGAGCCAGAACAGTCCAGAGGGGCGAGAGCCCCCCATTTCTCATATTTTATTTCTGTAGCATAAGGAAGCTCGATGTAAAGtggcttgtgaggtgtggaaacactttgttgcttttatgaattttgttttgctgctttttgttctatgttgctttgtctgtatgctatgtcttgcttgtcctatgttgctatgtcttgcttgttctatggtgctattgtctatattgtaactgtttttaataacctgcccagggactgcggttgaaaattagccggctggctaaaaccggcacttttactgaaacgttgattaatgtgcactgtccctgtaaaaataaaataaaataaactaaaagtacaccccctggacaggatgctagtGAACGTTGTACAGGCGTTGTCTGAACATTGTGTGTGTTGTTGCCAGGTGAACCTGGATGCTGAGACCAGGGAGGCTCTACTGAGAGTGACGGAGGAGCCTGCAGGCGACACATTCCACGAGGCCCAACAACACGTCTACCACCTGATGGCCAAAGACTCTTATCCTCGCTTCCTGCGCTCCCCACACTGCCTGGAGGCCCTTAGGGTTCCTTAGATATTCCACAGCGCCACCTGCTGCCCCGGGGGACCACACAACAACATAATAACAAGCTGTGTTTTATAACAACATTAGAatttatataatttatatttaTTCTCAAGTCTTAGTAGACACTCATATGTGAGTTGTAAGATGTTTGTGTTTATCATAAATATGGTATAACTGGTATATGTCCATGTAGTTCATAATCAAGTG
It includes:
- the LOC124027329 gene encoding regulator of G-protein signaling 13-like, encoding MRVKLSHLADKQEWTHHKHRVHEDRTLQDLESLLNSKIGQKAFLWFLQSEFSEENLQFWLACEEYRVTPPWQQEAKAQSMYCQYINPGSPQEVNLDAETREALLRVTEEPAGDTFHEAQQHVYHLMAKDSYPRFLRSPHCLEALRVP